A genomic stretch from Phocoena phocoena chromosome 9, mPhoPho1.1, whole genome shotgun sequence includes:
- the SFRP4 gene encoding secreted frizzled-related protein 4 isoform X1 — translation MLLSILTALCLWLRLALGVRGAPCEAVRIPMCRHMPWNITRMPNHLHHSTQENAILAIEQYEELVDVNCSAVLRFFLCAMYAPICTLEFLHDPIKPCKSVCQRARDDCEPLMKMYNHSWPESLACDELPVYDRGVCISPEAIVTDLPEDVKWIDITPDMMVQERPLDIDCKRLSPDRCKCKKVKPTLATYLSKNYSYVIHAKIKAVQRSGCNEVTTVVDVKEIFKSSSPIPRTQVPLITNSSCQCPHILPHQDVLIMCYEWRSRMMLLENCLVEKWRDQLSKRSIQWEERLQEQQRTIQDKKRTAGRTSRSNAPKPKGKPPAPKPASPKKNIKARSAPKRTNPKRV, via the exons ATGCTCCTCTCCATCCTGACCGCGCTGTGCCTGTGGCTGCGCCTGGCGCTGGGCGTGCGCGGCGCGCCGTGCGAGGCGGTGCGCATCCCCATGTGCCGGCACATGCCCTGGAACATCACGCGGATGCCCAACCACCTGCACCACAGCACGCAGGAGAACGCCATCCTGGCCATCGAGCAGTACGAGGAGCTGGTGGACGTGAACTGCAGCGCCGTGCTGCGCTTCTTCCTCTGCGCCATGTACGCGCCCATCTGCACCCTGGAGTTCCTGCACGACCCCATCAAGCCGTGCAAGTCGGTGTGCCAGCGCGCGCGTGACGACTGCGAGCCCCTCATGAAGATGTACAACCACAGCTGGCCCGAGAGCCTGGCCTGCGACGAGCTGCCTGTCTACGACCGGGGCGTGTGCATCTCGCCCGAGGCCATCGTCACTGACCTCCCGGAGG ACGTTAAGTGGATAGACATCACTCCAGACATGATGGTACAGGAAAGGCCTCTTGACATTGACTGTAAACGCCTAAGCCCTG ACCGGTGCAAGTGCAAAAAGGTGAAGCCGACCCTGGCGACGTACCTGAGCAAAAACTACAGTTACG TCATTCATGCCAAAATAAAAGCTGTGCAGAGGAGTGGCTGTAATGAAGTAACTACAGTGGTGGATGTGAAAGAGATCTTCAAGTCCTCATCACCCATCCCTCGAACTCAAGTCCCACTCATTACGAATTCATCCTGCCAGTGTCCTCACATCCTGCCCCACCAAGATGTTCTCATCATGTGTTATGAGTGGCGCTCACG gATGATGCTTCTTGAAAATTGTTTAGTTGAAAAATGGAGAGATCAACTTAGTAAAAGATCCATA CAGTGGGAAGAGAGGCTGCAGGAACAGCAGAGGACAATCCAGGACAAGAAGCGCACAGCGGGGCGCACCAGCCGCAGTAACGCCCCGAAACCCAAGGGGAAGCCGCCTGCCCCCAAACCAGCCAGCCCCAAGAAGAACATTAAAGCTAGGAGTGCTCCAAagagaacaaacccaaaacgagTGTGA
- the SFRP4 gene encoding secreted frizzled-related protein 4 isoform X2 yields MLLSILTALCLWLRLALGVRGAPCEAVRIPMCRHMPWNITRMPNHLHHSTQENAILAIEQYEELVDVNCSAVLRFFLCAMYAPICTLEFLHDPIKPCKSVCQRARDDCEPLMKMYNHSWPESLACDELPVYDRGVCISPEAIVTDLPEDRCKCKKVKPTLATYLSKNYSYVIHAKIKAVQRSGCNEVTTVVDVKEIFKSSSPIPRTQVPLITNSSCQCPHILPHQDVLIMCYEWRSRMMLLENCLVEKWRDQLSKRSIQWEERLQEQQRTIQDKKRTAGRTSRSNAPKPKGKPPAPKPASPKKNIKARSAPKRTNPKRV; encoded by the exons ATGCTCCTCTCCATCCTGACCGCGCTGTGCCTGTGGCTGCGCCTGGCGCTGGGCGTGCGCGGCGCGCCGTGCGAGGCGGTGCGCATCCCCATGTGCCGGCACATGCCCTGGAACATCACGCGGATGCCCAACCACCTGCACCACAGCACGCAGGAGAACGCCATCCTGGCCATCGAGCAGTACGAGGAGCTGGTGGACGTGAACTGCAGCGCCGTGCTGCGCTTCTTCCTCTGCGCCATGTACGCGCCCATCTGCACCCTGGAGTTCCTGCACGACCCCATCAAGCCGTGCAAGTCGGTGTGCCAGCGCGCGCGTGACGACTGCGAGCCCCTCATGAAGATGTACAACCACAGCTGGCCCGAGAGCCTGGCCTGCGACGAGCTGCCTGTCTACGACCGGGGCGTGTGCATCTCGCCCGAGGCCATCGTCACTGACCTCCCGGAGG ACCGGTGCAAGTGCAAAAAGGTGAAGCCGACCCTGGCGACGTACCTGAGCAAAAACTACAGTTACG TCATTCATGCCAAAATAAAAGCTGTGCAGAGGAGTGGCTGTAATGAAGTAACTACAGTGGTGGATGTGAAAGAGATCTTCAAGTCCTCATCACCCATCCCTCGAACTCAAGTCCCACTCATTACGAATTCATCCTGCCAGTGTCCTCACATCCTGCCCCACCAAGATGTTCTCATCATGTGTTATGAGTGGCGCTCACG gATGATGCTTCTTGAAAATTGTTTAGTTGAAAAATGGAGAGATCAACTTAGTAAAAGATCCATA CAGTGGGAAGAGAGGCTGCAGGAACAGCAGAGGACAATCCAGGACAAGAAGCGCACAGCGGGGCGCACCAGCCGCAGTAACGCCCCGAAACCCAAGGGGAAGCCGCCTGCCCCCAAACCAGCCAGCCCCAAGAAGAACATTAAAGCTAGGAGTGCTCCAAagagaacaaacccaaaacgagTGTGA